Sequence from the Corallococcus soli genome:
CCTGGAAGCCGACGTGGTAGACGGACTCGCCCAGCTTGCCCATCAGCGTGCCGAGCATCGTCTCCAACTGCCCCAGCGCCTCCGCCAGCGCGGCGCGCTCGTTCTTCAGCTCCGGGCCGCCCTCCTCGCCCTCGGCCGTCTCGCGGATGCGCGACAGCAGCCCCTGGAGCGTCGCTCCGCCATCCCGCGCGACCTTGCGCATCAGCAGGTCCAACGCCTGGATGTGCGTGGTGCCCTCGTAGAGCGAGTCGATCTTCTGGTCCCGGATGTACTGCTCCACCGGGTAGTCCGTCAGGTAGCCCGAACCGCCGTGCACCTGGAGCGACAGCGACAGCAGCTCGTACGCCTTCTCCGAACAGTAGCCCTTCACCAGCGGCAGCAGCATGTCGTTGAGCACGTCCGCTTCGCCCGCCGCGGTGGAGCGGTGGCCGCCCTGGATCTCCACCTGGTCCTGCGCGGACGCGGTGAACAGACACAGCGCGCGCATGCCCTCCGCGTGCGCCTTCTGCGCCATCAGCATGCGGCGCACGTCCGGGTGCTGGAGGATGGTGACGCGCGGCGCGGACTTGTCGCGCGCCTTGGCCAGGTCGCTGCCCTGCACGCGGTCCTTCGCGAACGACAGCGCGCGGAAGTAGCCCGCGGACAGCGCGGCCATGGACTTGAGGCCCACCGCCATGCGCGCGTTCTCGATGATGTGGAACATCTGCCGGATGCCGTCGTGCACCTCGCCCAGCAGCAGGCCGCGCGTGGGCTTGCCGTCGCCGAACGTCAGCTCGCAGGTGACGGACCCCTTCAGGCCCATCTTCTTCTCCAGCTTGGTGCACACCACGTTGTTGTGCTCACCCATGCTGCCGTCCTCGTTCACCCAGTACTTGGGGACGACGAACAGCGACAGGCCCTTGGTGCCCGGCGCGGCGCCTTCCGGACGCGCGAGCACCATGTGGATGATGTTCTCCGCGATGTCCGACTCGCCGTTGGTGATGAAGCGCTTGACGCCTTCGATCTCCCACAGGTCGCCGTCCACGTGCCGCGCCTTCGTGCGGGCGGCGCCCACGTCGCTGCCGGCGTCGGGCTCGGTGAGCACCATGGAGCCGCTCCAGTTGCGCTCCATCATCTTCGCCAGGAAGCGCTTCTTCTGCGACTCCGTGCCCAGCCGCTCGATGATGCGCACCAGCAGGTTGCCCAGCGTGAAG
This genomic interval carries:
- a CDS encoding acyl-CoA dehydrogenase; its protein translation is MSSSSLHYTPNLRDIEFNLFEFLDIGRTSLGKAPFGDLDEATARQTLEAFSKLCTEELAKSFDESEHNPPQLINGEVKLPPGLKAAMGSFYDAGMHLLEQPPHLGGMGAPPSLGWAAFELLLGSNPSLAFFTLGNLLVRIIERLGTESQKKRFLAKMMERNWSGSMVLTEPDAGSDVGAARTKARHVDGDLWEIEGVKRFITNGESDIAENIIHMVLARPEGAAPGTKGLSLFVVPKYWVNEDGSMGEHNNVVCTKLEKKMGLKGSVTCELTFGDGKPTRGLLLGEVHDGIRQMFHIIENARMAVGLKSMAALSAGYFRALSFAKDRVQGSDLAKARDKSAPRVTILQHPDVRRMLMAQKAHAEGMRALCLFTASAQDQVEIQGGHRSTAAGEADVLNDMLLPLVKGYCSEKAYELLSLSLQVHGGSGYLTDYPVEQYIRDQKIDSLYEGTTHIQALDLLMRKVARDGGATLQGLLSRIRETAEGEEGGPELKNERAALAEALGQLETMLGTLMGKLGESVYHVGFQGNRVLAAVAEVVIGWLLVRHAAVALDRMKSNPGDKAFYGGKVASARWFCHEVLPGIAHAARMVEHGNLDLMDVPEESF